A region of Paenibacillus thiaminolyticus DNA encodes the following proteins:
- the spoIIIAF gene encoding stage III sporulation protein AF, which translates to MQWFSQWLKEIIMVILLAAFIDLLLPNRSMQRYVKLMLSLIILLTLLSPVLRLFDSNVTAELAREWDSLLSTSSAKSPEGRTLEQIRREGERLAHAREQEALRLAGAQIEASMKEQINRALLQAGAAGSSGGTAVQVAAVHVTLAQDAGRGQPAIERIALTLEEAPATGQAAAPGSGGPPEPNPVAAIEPVRIEPIEAGSMAGSPPPGTPERAPEEASASGTGSSELLGLEAAAVGALTSAWLVKPEQIAVSWSPERALPAGAFKR; encoded by the coding sequence ATGCAATGGTTCAGTCAATGGCTCAAAGAGATTATCATGGTCATTTTGCTGGCCGCCTTCATCGACCTGCTGCTGCCGAACCGATCGATGCAGCGCTATGTCAAGCTGATGCTCAGCCTCATAATTTTGCTCACGCTGCTGTCCCCGGTGCTCCGTCTCTTCGACTCTAATGTGACGGCGGAGCTCGCCCGCGAATGGGATTCACTGCTGAGCACTTCGTCCGCCAAGAGTCCCGAAGGGAGGACGCTGGAGCAGATCCGCCGTGAAGGGGAACGGCTGGCGCACGCACGCGAGCAGGAGGCGCTCCGATTAGCCGGTGCGCAGATCGAAGCGAGCATGAAGGAGCAGATCAACCGGGCGCTGCTCCAGGCAGGCGCTGCCGGCTCCAGCGGGGGAACGGCCGTTCAGGTCGCGGCCGTGCACGTGACGCTGGCGCAGGACGCCGGGCGGGGCCAGCCGGCGATTGAGCGGATCGCGCTCACCTTGGAGGAAGCCCCAGCGACCGGGCAGGCGGCAGCCCCGGGCTCCGGTGGCCCGCCCGAGCCGAACCCGGTTGCGGCCATCGAGCCGGTCCGGATCGAACCAATAGAGGCCGGCTCGATGGCCGGCAGCCCGCCGCCGGGAACGCCGGAGAGAGCGCCGGAGGAAGCGTCAGCCTCTGGCACGGGCAGCAGCGAGCTCCTGGGCCTGGAGGCGGCTGCCGTTGGGGCGCTGACCTCCGCCTGGCTCGTGAAGCCCGAGCAGATTGCGGTGTCCTGGTCGCCGGAACGTGCCCTCCCGGCAGGCGCCTTCAAAAGATAG